The following nucleotide sequence is from Cicer arietinum cultivar CDC Frontier isolate Library 1 chromosome 2, Cicar.CDCFrontier_v2.0, whole genome shotgun sequence.
CGCGATATGTAAAGATAGGATAATCAGACGATTCTCATTACATATATAATTGTAGAAGTGAAAACAAAAGACTTGTGGCAATGTTTCTAGATCTGTTACTAGATGACCTCAACAATATTCAGCATAGACAATATGCATTCATTTCAGATCAGCAGAAGGTATGTATGCCTTCATTTATGAATCGTTTTTACAtttgtcaatttatttaattttttatgaattgatttatGTAACGactttttatgaatttatttcaAGGATGGGTATCTGCTATTGCCAACAGTGGGGCCCGTGTGGAACACAAGTTATGTGTTAAGCACTTatgtgaaaattgaaagaaaaaatgtatCTTGGAGGACATATGAAAAACTTATTTGGTTGGCATCAAGGGCTACGGTGGTTCAGGATTGAGAGAAAGCAATGCATAACATTAAGGCAATCAATAAAGATGTTTGGAAAGACATGATGCAACAACCCCCTATGTGGACTAGGTCTACATTACAGTAAGGATTGTCAAATATAAAGAGATCATGATATGATTTAAAGGCAATATATGTTCGAAGATTCAACAAAtattggaaaagaaaaaaaaaagttggcgGTTGGTCCCCAACTTGGAATTGAGATGATGATTTTAACTTGCTTAAAGTAACAAATGGTATAGACACTTATACAGTAAATCTACACACAAAACTTGCATTTATCGTCAGCGGGATTTAACCGGCATTCCGTGTTGACATGTCCTTGTTTGTATATGGCACAATAAAGTTGATCCAGAATCGTACGTAGTTTCAACTCTAGTTCAATAATGGTTTAACTGCATGTTTACTTCCAATTATGTTTCAATTCAACTTATGTTCTATTGTAATTCTAGTTCCAATTATATTTTGTTCTAGTTCAACTTCTAGTTcaattatgtttatatttttgaaatgtttcgaGTTCAGTTTTAACTGCATATTGGTATTGGTTCTTGACAATTTTAATATGCTATTATTGACATTTTTCTAGTTTAAACTGCATATTGGTATTGATTCTTAACATGTTTTTGGTTCAACTTTAACATACTATTTTTGGTTACGTTTTAAATAGGAAAACAAACTTCTTGACATATTACTCttgaagtagcaatatcaatcacaaTGAAGAGAGATTTTTAGTGTGATCCAGAATGTTCTGGGtgagtttaaaataaataaatcaaataatttttaggtGATATGTAATTAGTgagtgagaaataaataaggatagAGATAAGGAGATCACGATGTATCATAGTTCAACCAATCTGGGCTAAGTCTAGTCATCACGATCTATTAGATTTCCCACTAATATGTTTGACACAAGAATGTCTTTGCTttcaaactattatttattatttaaaacaatataACAATGTAAAATTCCAAACATTAAAATTCCATCAAACATTAACACATAAAACAtccaaatttaattataagaaaCAAACATCAAGAACAATTAAAACACACAAACAtccaattaattatttttagacgAAAGAAAAGCAAGATCTTGAGAATCAAAGATGTCTTCACAAATCAATGAGGTGGTGACGATAAAATGCAGGTCAGATAAAGGTTAGGGAACGCGATGGGAAAGTTTAGAGGAACGCATATGTTAGGGAAGATAAAATGCAAGTTAGATAAAGATTTTTGTAcacgatttttattttttatttttccagaCTTAAGTCAGTTACCAAAATCggttacaattataattttattaaccgagtttcacatatttacaaaattgtcaccACCTCATGTTTTTAACTCGTTTACCTGACAATCGACTTAAACATAGATGAAGAtgagatatattaatttttatttttatttttttggtctGTCTAAAGTCGATTGTTAATATAATCGCATTAAATGTGtttaacatatttataaaattgtcactgtttattttttttgactCGTTTACCTAGACAACCAATTTAAACATGTTAAGATtaaacatttatctcatttgtTAAGTCGAGTGACACATAACCAACTTAACTCGTTGTATTAAAAACACAACTTTCTACTAATAACTGCACTCTCTGTCACTaatatataaacatattttttctcatatttCTTTCTCCAACGATTTAATTTTCATTCATTAATTGACTTGAACATtatcaaatacaaaaaaaaaaaaagaagagtttttcaaataaaacttttaatacTGCTATGACTAATTGGCTTTCAGAATGTCactaaaattatatcttttactGTAAATGtatttatgatattgataatgcctcaaatatctttatatatatagaagatgaatttagttttttttaaagtgagAAATTGGTAAagtgaataaattaatttttgatattATAACCATCCATGACTAAATATGAATGTGCACaagatattaataatttatttaattatcaataattggtattattcattttattttctaaagttAGTTGTTCACTTTAAAATGATCAAATTcataaaagatatataaatattttataaaaagttatttttttttttatttttaaaataaggatttttaactttttaaaattgtcGATCGGATCGAACCAAAATCAAACCCAATCAATtgtttcttcattgatttggTTTAGTTTGACATCGGTAAGAAAATATTCGaaaaatcaaactaaattaaatctcctatttttttattagatctaatttttctctcaaaagaaaaaaacaaaccaTATGAAGTTGTTATCTAAGTGGTGTTTTTACTAAACTCATATCAAGTTGTTAACAAATACATTTTGTTTACAAAATCATCACATGCATACCCTTAcacaaagaaaaatatgtttagTTTACAATAATAGGATCTATACATTTTAtgagataaagaaaataatgCGATAGATTTACaatgttgataatataataagatgaaaaattgagataaaattgTGTGTTGAATCGATGTTTGTAAATATAGATATGTGTATCATTGTTGTGATACAAATTGCAAGGTACATTAATCttccaaatatttatttaagtagTGGTTATTAAGACTATGAGTGTAAAAGTTTTTTGTCATTGACGTCCAATCAAAATGCAGTATTTTGCGATAATTATTAAGTAGCggttataaaataaacttacgTGGACATATAGTAGCTTTTCATTAAACatggtgtaaaattattttacattaattacaATGTATAGTCATTAATTCAGATTTAAAATAACTACTTTTTATCATTTGGCATTATCATGAATGACATGACACTTAAATGATATttgtaatttgaataaaatagtttttgtcgttattattataattattttatttatatattaaaatattagtataaatatttttacaaaaatttagttcatttaaatttttaacaaatataaaatattaaaatatttacaattttctttattttattcttattattattattttaaatatttaaaattatcacattttaaatattcattttatttatacattaaaatattaaaaataattttattttatttataaattaaaattaaaattaaattattttaatattaattaaattaaataataaaactgattaaaaaataatgatataaaaaatattttattaaactcaCAACTATTATCTAAGTGTCATGCTATTAATTAGAGtattacataataaaaaattgtataagataaaaaaaatgaagaattaGTTAAGAAGGACCaacaaactaattttaaaaatgaaataactaaaagtttattttaatcaaaatagaggattaaaaatatatttaaacttatatttttaaattatatcgcTTCTTTAAATACTTGAACAAATTTTAACGTGACAAtatcaaacatatttttcatcACATAGTATCTAGACGTCCAACCATTATCTTATAGAAGTGCTTATAAATTGTATCAGGTAATTAAATTATTGCATATACACATgttatttaatactattaaatattcataaattaaaGTACTTGCATTGATAATTTTCCATTAATTAAAATCTGTcgataaattatattattctataaccttagacaaacataatttatatatataaagtttgaAACACTACTCAAACTCTAACACGAATTTTTTTTGTCTCAGTTTGTATAGAGACAAAAATACATTTGTATAAATTTGTTTTGTCTCGAATTTTGTTctctaaaattgaattttcattCATTAATTGGCTTGTACATTATCAAATACAAAAAATGAGTTTTCCAGATATAACCTTTTATACTGCTATGATTCATTGACTTCTATAATGGCactaaaatcatatattttattatatatttatgatattaataatttattaattttttattttatttttatattatgtaaaaaagataaatttaattttttaaaaaatgagaagttagtaaagtgaataaattaataattgatattataacaACTCATGATTAATCATGTATTAGcatattatatcattttaaaaagaCCAAATCCATAgaagatatataaataaagatatagacattttctaaaaagttattctttatttttaaaataattttcttaattgtttaaaattgtCGATTTGATTGATTCAAAATCAAACCCAAAACCAATTGTTTTTTCATCGATTTGGTTTAGTTTGAAGTCAGTaagaaaatattggaaaaatcAAACTAAAGTAAATCTACAATTTTTATTAGATCtaatttttctctcaaaagaaaaaatcaaaaccaaataaGTTGTTTCACTCATATCAAGTTGTGTCTAAACTCATATCAAGTTGTGTCTAAACTCATATCAAGTTGTTAACATCTACATTTTCTTTACAAAATCATCACATGAATACCCTAATACAAAGTAAAATGTTTGTTCTACACTTATAGGATGTATATACCTTATGAGATAATGAGAATgatgtaataaatataatatattaattattgattatataataaaaaagagataaagataaAAGGGGTATGAACATAATTGTTGTTATACAAATTGCAAGGCACATTAATctttctaatatttatttaagtagTGGTTATTAGAACACTATTTTGTGATTATTATTAAGTAGCATTtacaaaatgaatttttttcaattgaatgtCGGtgtaaaaaactattttacacgCACTATATACAATCATTAActcttatttaaaataagaaaataaaatatcatattatgcAACTATGAATGACATGTTTTTCCTCTTTCGTAAATGTATTTATAGTAtggtaaaagaaaatgaaaagagaaGGTAGTTTCGTTTTCTTTCCCAAGCCAACGGTCTAAAATAGTCAAATGGTGTTTGTATGGTTGAAACAAAACAGAGGTATCTGTTTTTTCGCGCTTCCTTTCATCtgttctttattatttttaacgaAACTCAAACAATTCTCACTCTCTCTCTCGTGTCTTCGTATCAACCTTTTCACATTCCTCTCttgttttttcttctctttcgagTACGCAAACCCATCACAACGTTTGGGTTTGTGTACCACACAACACATCCTTGTTGTTCAACAATTTCATGTACAATTCtcacatttttttgttattgttgttgttattgtttgtTGTCATTGATTTTGGATTCTCTGTTTTTTTAATTTCCTTTTCTAATCATTTCATAGAAACTTCAACATTTTGTTTCATGAAAATGTTAACCTTTATAGATAGCGTTTTACCTTCTTCAGCAAGTAATctcgaatgaataaataaaaaagtatttgaatagttgatttatatgtttaattaaatgcatcaacttttcaaaatacaatttttttttttattatatttcattctgGTCTAATGCATTTATAATGGAATTTGTTCTATGAATGTTTTCCAAATTCAAAATTCGAATGTCATTTTTTCATGGCTTCTAATGTATACTCCTAGATTAGATTATATTCTacgttttaatttatataaactaGATATTTTCATGCTTAATTGCATAAACTAATTCATCGAGTATGAAAGAATGGTAAAGGCAATAACATTATAATGTTTCAACAATTTTCCTCTCATATAAGAGAAAATCGACTGGTTATTTAGATTTACTATTAggtttatttacttttatgaaatgtcatgaattaaacaaaatttaaactaCCCAATGAAGATTGAGCCTAATAGAAAAGATTGGACTCTCACATTTAGACTCTCACAATatagacaattcaaattaaaattttcattattGGGAGAGGTACATTTAATGTTTAACGCACCTCGGACAAGATTACTTCCAATAGaaagaaattaagaaaaataaaaaaaatcatttcttaTAGATTAAGCCAACTATTATCTCAAATATTCTCATACAACATTTTCTATCATGCTAAAATCATTTAATCCTCATTGTTAAAGATAAACAATATATGTAACAAAGATATTAAATGCATGTTAATTTCTTTTAGTCTTTTATGGTGTTGGATATTTACTAGTCATCTGTTTTTCTACTATTTTTAACAGCAAGCTTATTTCCACCAGCTTTTACATAACTTGAAAACCATTTCTTCTCCTAAACGAGAAAATGTTCGGGTTTCGAAAAGCGCCACCACCAACAAACCCCGCATCATCGGGTTCAGATGCTGAACCCGATAAAAAGACAACCCTTACTCCAGACCGACGAACATCCTCAGAGCCGGTCCTTCCAATGCCAAAGTCAAAAGGAAACTACTTTGACGATGATGACGACGATGATTGGGGAAGAAAGCCTTCCTCAACTAAGCCTTCCTCAACTGCATCGTCGGCGGCATCAAAAGACAGGTACAAAACCGGTTTCCGAGATTCTGGAGGACTAGAGAACCAAAGTGTTCAGGAGCTGGAAAACTATGCTGTGTACAAATCTGAGGAGACAACAAATAGTGTTAATAATTGTTTGAGAATTGCTGAAGATATTAGACAAGATGCTACAAAGACACTTGACATGTTGCACCAGCAGGGTGATCAGATTACAAGGACTCACAATATGGTTGTTGACACTGAGAAAGATTTGAGTAGGGTATGTTTATGATATATAGGACTTAACATTTTCTTTTTGCTATTTCATCATAAAGAATAAAGAAACATGAACAGTCCAATACTACTTTATTTCATGTCATTGCAATTTACTCATTTTACTCTTTCTTTGATTAGATTAAATGTCTAAACAATAGCCTAAAGAATATCATTTTTCAACttatgttatattatatataattccaAAAATTTACATTATTCTTACTCTGACAGGGTGAAAAACTCCTTAACAATCTTGGAGGCATGTTCTCTAAACCATGGAAGCCAAAGAAAACCAGGGATATACAAGGCCCTGTAATTACATCAggtttttttttaccttcatgCTCATGAGTTATTTAGTATCACTTTaaattttggttatttttatAGGTGTTGTGTTGTTAAATAGCAGTTATAACGtagcaatttttgaaaaaaaaaactactattcTACAATACATTATttggttaaaaaatattgtcaaataacAGTTATAGCGATGCTATAGTACTGCATTATAGCGAAATTTTGAATGAAGTGATGTTATTTTCTACTGTATGCAAATTGACAACACTTCTTTCTATAggtataataaataataatattataattgaatttgGTGTGTGATCAGATAATTCATCCAAAAAGAATATAAAGAATAAGGAAGATAGGGAAAAGTTGGGGCTAGCTCCTTTGCCTAAGGGACGTTCTGCTCCTACCTCACCTCCTTCTGAATCAGCCAATGCCTATCAGAAAATAGATGTATGTGttgtgtttttaattacttattaTCTTTATGAAATGTTGTTATCTAAATTGAAGTAACactttcattggattaactcattattattatggttACTAAAACAGTATGAAAAAGCTAAACAAGATGATGCACTCTCAGATCTCAGTGATATATTGGGTGATTTGAAGGGTATGGCAATTAGTATGGGAACTGAACTAGACAGGTAAAGCATTTGGTATTTAATATTCATAATTTCAATTACATTTTGCATCGTGTTTTTAAATTGTGGCCGCGGTTGTGGTTCCACACTTTTATATTGTGGGAAAATAcagacaaatacaatcgatacGGTCTAAATTGCAGCGTGTGATTCTGCACTTTTATATTAAGGGAAAATACAGTTACAAAAACTTCAACATTTTCGATATTGCACTGCAATTGCAGTTACATaccgcaatttaaaaccatgttTAAAAATATCCcgttttgttcatattttggaACAATAATTTATGaggtataaaaaaaatcaatatagtATGACATATGTGGTAGATATTTGTCCTCCTCCTTATTAATGCcgtcaaaaatttatttatggaaaaatatctattgattttaaaaaaaggaaTAAAATAATAGGAATGTTTGAAATTGTCATTATGGATTTGATTTTTGAGGGAGTAAATTGAAATGAAAGAAGTGAAGGTTGAAAATGAGTTATTTGTGTATAGTTGTGTTATGTGAGAGTGCTACTTAATTGATTCCCTACTAAtgtttgatatttaattaatgataattttgCAGCCAAAACAAAGCTCTTGATCATCTTAGTGACGATGTTGATGAGCTAAACTCTCGAGTTAAAGGTGCCAATCAGCGTGCACGCAAATTAGTAGCAAAGTGAAAGATGTTAGACTCAAAagcttctatatatatatattttttctctatttgtAATGGTGCATTCTTTCACTCATCGGTTgtgatttgtttttgttttttaatttgtcaCTTCACTGTTTTACTAAGAGATTTCTAAACATAGAAATTTTGTTCCTGTATGGAATTGTTCAGATTTTGTTCCAGTATGGAATTGTTCACTACACTATTTAAAAAGCATATTATATAGCTCAACTCCACTTCATCAGAAAGTTCCATATGAAATGTGGAAATTTTCATGAGTCGTGTGTTTATTTAATAGACATTTTATTTGTGCTCgttgcattttattttatttttttaattatagtaaATTTACGTGTTTATCTAATAGATCTTTCATTTATGCTAGTTGcacctttgttttttttttttaatcataatcaaataaattacatgaactaaaTTTACATAACTTTTACATATCAATAACTTTCACAAGccttaaatcctaaatcctaaactctaaattctaaattttgaaaacaataactttgtttgaatttgaaccaatacattaatattttttaacttgccAACGGGCTTTAAATCAAGCATAAACtcatacacaaacttaaaacaCAATATTgcagtaaaaaaatatcaataattttgaaTGGTTTGCCAAAATATGTTAAGGCgtaaatatttctaaaaaaaatcaattatgtcaaaaaataataaataaattaaaaaaaaatgtacctgtgtttttgtttttgaaatgtgGCAAACTTATTGATAACTATTCAATTGTTAACATTTGTACGGTAACCAGTAAAATTAATAGAATTATAATGAACCAGTATGAtctttgtaaaaattaaaaattgtgtgCATGTTTAATTATGCAGTGAAATTGACAAAATCATATTCCAATCTCATTTGTGAAACCAAATATACAcgtaatttttctaaaataattgaaattcatcATAGTTTTGATAAACTCCCTTAATAACAAATATACACTAATCTATTAGAGACAAGATCAAACTTTAACacactttttaaaaatcaaaatcaatttttaacatttttcttgtgaatcaaACAATCTAGATAAATAATAAGTAATTATCTTAGGCATACGTCATGAACACAAACTAGTCAAACAAAACCATCCATACATAATAGGTCATTAAGACCATCCAAACCCAAAATACCATTTCCCTATTTCAGCCAACTTTCATTTTGTTTAGCCAACCAAGGAAATCACAATTGTTTGAATCcatgttaataaaaatatcatccaTACCATCCATAAACATCCACATATATCCGAATTTGTATTAAATGCAGTCACATAATCGACTACATCTAGACCGTTTAAGTTTAATTGAACGATATAAATTtcattacaaattttaatttaaaaaaattcatattaaaatttaatttgatcaaTCAAAATCAGACGATATAAATGTAATCGAGTACAAAATTTAGCCCTCCAACCCCTAGATATAAAACTCCATGactatttttattctattgAAAGATGTGAACGTGATTGGTGACAACATAACCCAATACCCCAAAAATTAATTGAGCCAGCCCCCACTCTTTNNNNNNNNNNNNNNNNNNNNNNNNNTCTTTCCTTTTTCTCTTTGCCATTACACATTTTCATATGTTTCTTGCTTTGCATTAATACTCTCATTTTTCTCATATGTCATCATCCTCATCATTCACCCTTTCTTTCACCTCTCTTTTTCCCATCATTTTCTAAACCATAAACTACTCAAACAGCACTTTTCACTTCTCATTCCTCTGTTTCTCTCTGTTTCAGAAATGAAGAGTTCTCTGTCTTCAACAACATCTTCACCACATAGAAATCTTATTATAATCTTCTTgttctttctcttctttctctctTTGTTAACTTTAGCAAATTCTAGACTTCATTCTCAAACAATCCCATTTTCATCTTCCTCAACAAACACTCAAAACCATAACAACCAACACTATCCTCTTCATTGTGATTCTTTTTCTAAAAGAAACACTCGTTCCTTATGCACTAAACTTCAAAGATTCAATCAAAGGTTGCATAAACCAATTTCACCCTCACATGATTATGATATTGATCCAAGATTTGGTGTTGAAAAGAGACTAGTTCCTTCTGGACCAAACCCACTTCACAACTGATTAATCTATTTCTACCTATTCCTCAAGAAatcaaaatcatcatttttaCGCATGTGAAACTTCAATAACTCAATTTCATGATACCCTTTTGTGTATTAGCCAATAAtcatttgtttctttcttcatAGTTTATATTTATCACCTTTCTTGGGTGTACCCTTTTATGAAATCttcaaccttcatcaaatttttccaTGCCCACTATGCAACAAGAATGAATATTCATACAAAAAAAGCATGAAGTACTGTGGCATGCAGAAAGATACAATCTTTGGAGATTATGGTAACTCAAAGCTCACAAACCAAGATTTATCCATAAGGTTTAGGATTTTTATTCTTCCTTTGTAGTGATTATACTTGAAACTGACAAACACTAATCACATAGAAACAATATATTGTAAGTACGAATCTACCCTCCACTCCAACATGACAAATGTCACAACAAATCTTTATTATTTGAGCTATATTTACGggatttatttgttttcttttatgatcaaatttaattgtatattgaattaaactttattttattttaatttttagaataatttctttttagCCTTAAGTGTTGGTGAATTCAGTAATTTTCCATTTCCATGttggtttttggttttcatGTTTCTGTGAGAGGGTATAGAGTGTGGTAGAAAGGAAGATTTGAATGTGAAAACAAGCATGGAAATGGAACTTTTTTGGGGCAAACTTTGAAGAGAATGTGGTTGGAGTTGGGGGGGTCAAGAGGACCCCATGAGTTTCATTAATATTATGGAGCCACCAAAGGACAAGGATGTATTTATTTATGGTTAAATGTCAAAATGGGTCCATCAATTCCCATTGGTACCATGTCGgttatttgtttcaaattttaattattcatttataGTTGGTAATTGAATTAATTGATAGGACTTtgtatgtattattattattattttttaggagATGTGCCACATTTATTATTCTTATCTCTACCGACTAGTGTTGACTATAATGAAAGAGATTAGTTTTTCTTAATATAGTCAATGCCACTctgaattttgattaaataatttattaatattttgtgtcCAACAATaccataaataaaattatcttctttatgtgaaattttttagaatccaaaaatattatgcttatctctttataatttaattatggtTGACTAAACTTATTTCTTTGTTCATACTATTTGATACAACTATTTAATTACATATACAATAGTCTGTCGATGATGATTTGAAAGTTGTACATATTGTTATTGAAATTAATGTGCCTAATTTTATTCCAACAAATGGGGTGCTTGCTTGATTAGACATTGGAGTCATTTCAAGTGTGAAATTAGGGTTGCAAATTTATGTTCAGTTAGGTTATAAGATACAGTTGGAGCCTCTGTAGCAGAATTTATATATTAGGATATGAATTTTTGGTAAGCATTAAATGGAAAATTAATCTTACTAAGGTCCACCGATTAATT
It contains:
- the LOC101499121 gene encoding putative SNAP25 homologous protein SNAP30, producing the protein MFGFRKAPPPTNPASSGSDAEPDKKTTLTPDRRTSSEPVLPMPKSKGNYFDDDDDDDWGRKPSSTKPSSTASSAASKDRYKTGFRDSGGLENQSVQELENYAVYKSEETTNSVNNCLRIAEDIRQDATKTLDMLHQQGDQITRTHNMVVDTEKDLSRGEKLLNNLGGMFSKPWKPKKTRDIQGPVITSDNSSKKNIKNKEDREKLGLAPLPKGRSAPTSPPSESANAYQKIDYEKAKQDDALSDLSDILGDLKGMAISMGTELDSQNKALDHLSDDVDELNSRVKGANQRARKLVAK